In one Nicotiana tomentosiformis chromosome 6, ASM39032v3, whole genome shotgun sequence genomic region, the following are encoded:
- the LOC104118180 gene encoding uncharacterized protein, with translation MATLTPGILLKLLQSMNTSTRVTGDHRTPLLQVIGIVPALSTSDSLWPHHGFYVQLSDSLNSTYVSLSDRDTDLILTNRLQLGQFAHVDRFTFDSPPVPRAVNLRPIAGRHGFIGSPEPLVAKISNGGFLIQPVSDSDPISVYLSKNGRTESGSGPGPKDGKEKVRVREVLAPKENVEIKDDLKKSSSENVHQPRRFSSPASAKQRSVSAGKKNVGSGERDPSPAVKVKRSASPVPSKCVVPSLAAAKEENRSTAKEAAIIVPSRYRQPSPTATRRQASPLVARRMSLSPGRRLSGGVKVSPAVDSSGKKKMAAIAAGISKVSEAIVGSGKSSRKNWDEGPTSSGDSFEQTEKVFSKKKTDIQAILRTQAAISRRLSDVSSHADDFGSEAKVKSGVAENSSDAEKTNNVAPVIPVHEKKWTDGSVSLNAVSSELAKLGKEAMQRRIIASTAAAEALEEALATETIVRNLSMFSDLRSTSNPKNPLPTIDRFMSIYEDVVKSTNVVESITSNRGVQKYSENMIMEQPKSSLLWVEAALATDLEIVSLLTNQNSGTQSASLKSSPIYQSAKTSNKNPSIVSTGTGTWTRGNGMNDTVELAKKLQSEMQMWFITFVEESLDAGFRVFKNCSLASDGGSNCGSITAILSQLKRVNAWLDRVVSKKDEQLMQKIECLKRKIYGFVIQHVGTTAENSIPTSAS, from the exons ATGGCGACTCTTACTCCTGGAATTCTACTAAAGCTACTCCAATCCATGAACACCAGTACACGTGTCACCGGCGACCACCGCACGCCACTCCTTCAAGTTATCGGAATCGTCCCGGCGCTTTCCACTTCCGATTCACTCTGGCCCCACCACGGCTTCTACGTACAACTCTCCGATTCCCTCAACTCCACTTACGTCTCCCTCTCCGACCGCGACACCGATCTCATCCTCACTAACCGGCTTCAGCTCGGTCAATTCGCTCATGTTGACCGGTTTACCTTTGATTCCCCTCCTGTTCCACGCGCTGTGAACCTCCGCCCTATTGCTGGTCGCCATGGCTTTATCGGGTCGCCTGAGCCCTTAGTTGCTAAAATATCaaatggagggtttctcatccagcCCGTTTCAGATTCGGATCCTATTTCTGTTTATTTGTCAAAAAATGGAAGAACAGAGTCGGGTTCTGGCCCGGGTCCAAAAGATGGGAAGGAAAAAGTTAGGGTTAGAGAAGTACTTGCACCAAAAGAAAATGTTGAAATTAAGGACGATTTGAAGAAAAGTTCTTCTGAAAATGTTCATCAACCGAGGAGATTTTCGTCTCCAGCATCGGCAAAGCAAAG GTCAGTATCAGCAGGGAAGAAGAATGTGGGAAGTGGTGAAAGGGATCCATCACCGGCCGTTAAAGTCAAGAGATCGGCATCACCAGTGCCTTCAAAGTGTGTTGTACCAAGTTTGGCGGCTGCAAAAGAAGAGAATAGAAGCACAGCAAAAGAAGCAGCTATTATAGTGCCATCAAGGTACAGGCAGCCGTCGCCTACAGCGACGAGAAGGCAAGCAAGTCCGCTGGTGGCCAGAAGGATGTCGTTGTCGCCTGGACGACGGTTATCTGGTGGTGTTAAGGTTTCACCAGCTGTGGATTCGTCTGGGAAAAAGAAAATGGCTGCTATTGCTGCTGGTATTTCTAAAGTTTCTGAGGCGATTGTGGGGTCCGGTAAATCGAGTAGGAAGAACTGGGATGAAGGGCCAACGAGCAGTGGTGACTCTTTTGAACAAACAGAGAAGGTTTTCTCAAAGAAAAAAACGGATATTCAGGCAATTCTGAGAACTCAG GCTGCTATTTCGAGGCGTCTGAGTGATGTAAGCAGTCATGCTGATGATTTTGGAAGTGAAGCGAAAGTAAAATCTGGTGTTGCTGAAAATTCCTCTGACGCTGAAAAGACTAACAATGTAGCTCCAGTCATTCCAGTTCATGAGAAGAAGTGGACTGATGGAAGTGTATCGCTAAATGCCGTGTCCTCTGAACTCGCAAAGCTTGGAAAG GAGGCTATGCAAAGGAGAATAATTGCTTCAACAGCTGCAGCTGAAGCCTTGGAAGAGGCCCTTGCCACTGAGACTATTGTGAGAAATTTGAG TATGTTTTCAGATCTACGCTCAACATCCAACCCAAAAAACCCTCTTCCAACTATTGATCGTTTCATGTCAATTTACGAAGATGTAGTGAAATCAACAAATGTTGTTGAATCAATCACCAGCAATCGTGGGGTGCAAAAATATAGTGAGAATATGATAATGGAACAACCAAAATCATCACTTCTTTGGGTGGAGGCTGCTCTGGCAACTGATCTTGAAATTGTCTCTCTTTTGACAAATCAGAACAGTGGAACTCAATCAGCATCACTGAAAAGCTCTCCAATATATCAATCAGCAAAAACATCTAATAAGAATCCTTCGATTGTTTCAACAGGAACTGGAACTTGGACAAGAGGTAATGGGATGAATGATACAGTAGAACTTGCAAAGAAGTTGCAATCTGAGATGCAAATGTGGTTCATCACATTTGTTGAAGAGTCATTAGATGCAGGTTTTCGTGTGTTCAAGAATTGCTCCTTGGCTTCTGATGGAGGTTCCAACTGTGGTTCAATTACAGCTATTTTATCACAACTCAAGCGAGTCAACGCCTGGTTGGATCGCGTAGTCTCAAAAAAGGATGAGCAATTGATGCAGAAGATAGAGTGCTTGAAACGGAAAATTTACGGATTTGTCATTCAGCATGTAGGAACAACTGCTGAAAATTCAATTCCCACATCTGCATCCTAA
- the LOC104118179 gene encoding aldehyde dehydrogenase 1, with protein MVQSNGNLECHFQIPKIKFTQLFINGEFVDSVSGNTFETIDPRNEEVIARIAEGEKADIDLAVKAAREAFDNGPWPRLSPLERRNIMLKFADLIIENAEEIAALDSMDAGKLFAAGKNTDIPSAAQFMRYYAGAADKIHGTTLKMSRDIQGYTLLEPIGVVGHIIPWNFPTQMFVMKVGPALAAGCTMVVKPAEQTPLSALYYAQLAKQAGVPDGVINVVTGFGSTAGAALCSHMDVDKISFTGSTEVGRLVMQAAALSNLKPVSLELGGKSPFIVFDDVDVEKVAPLALIGILYNKGEVCVAGSRLFIQEGIYDKFLKKLEEITKTWVVGDPFDTNSHQGPQVDKKQFERVLSYIEHGKREGATLLTGGNALDRKGYFIEPTIFTGVEDHMIIAKEEIFGPVLSVMKFKTVEEVIKRANCTQYGLAAGVMTNNLNIANTVSRSIRAGVIWINCYFAFDPDCPYGGYKSSGFERDLGMEGLHKYLQVKSVATPIYNSPWL; from the exons atggtgCAATCTAACGGCAATTTAGAGTGTCACTTCCAAATTCCAAAGATTAAGTTCACACAACTCTTTATCAATGGCGAATTCGTTGATTCTGTTTCAG GAAATACGTTTGAAACGATAGATCCAAGAAATGAGGAGGTGATTGCAAGAATTGCTGAAGGAGAGAAAGCTGATATTGATTTGGCTGTCAAAGCTGCCCGTGAAGCATTTGACAATGGCCCTTGGCCTCGTTTATCCCCCTTG GAGAGGAGAAATATAATGCTGAAGTTTGCAGACTTAATCATAGAAAATGCAGAGGAAATAGCTGCATTGGATTCAATGGATGCAGGAAAGTTATTTGCTGCTGGAAAGAACACGGACATCCCTAGTGCAGCGCAATTTATGCGTTATTATGCTGGTGCAGCGGATAAAATTCATGGGACGACTCTCAAAATGTCACGCGACATACAAGGATACACGTTGCTCGAACCAATTGGCGTTGTCGGACACATTATCCCTTGGAATTTCCCAACTCAGATGTTTGTTATGAAGGTTGGCCCTGCATTAGCAGCTGGTTGTACTATGGTTGTCAAACCGGCCGAACAAACCCCTCTTTCTGCTCTCTATTATGCTCAATTGGCTAAGCAG GCTGGTGTTCCCGATGGCGTGATCAATGTCGTGACAGGATTTGGATCTACTGCTGGTGCTGCACTTTGCTCGCACATGGACGTAGACAAG ATAAGCTTCACAGGTTCGACAGAAGTAGGGCGTCTAGTAATGCAAGCTGCAGCGCTGAGCAATTTGAAACCTGTCTCACTAGAATTAGGAGGCAAGTCGCCTTTTATAGTATTCGACGATGTAGATGTTGAAAAAGTTGCACCTCTTGCTCTAATTGGAATTTTATATAACAAG GGAGAAGTTTGTGTGGCTGGATCTCGTCTTTTCATCCAAGAAGGAATTTACGATAAATTTCTCAAGAAATTGGAAGAGATAACGAAAACATGGGTGGTTGGCGATCCTTTTGATACAAATTCTCATCAAGGACCTCAA GTTGATAAGAAACAGTTTGAGAGAGTACTGTCATACATTGAACATGGAAAGAGGGAGGGGGCAACATTGTTAACCGGGGGCAACGCGTTGGATCGGAAGGGTTATTTCATTGAGCCAACCATATTCACCGGTGTAGAA GATCATATGATAATTGCAAAAGAAGAAATATTTGGACCTGTTTTATCAGTAATGAAGTTCAA GACGGTAGAGGAAGTGATCAAGAGAGCTAATTGTACACAGTATGGATTAGCAGCTGGTGTTATGACCAATAATTTGAACATTGCCAACACAGTTTCAAGATCGATTCGAGCTGGAGTTATCTGGATAAACTGTTACTTTGCTTTCGATCCGGATTGTCCATATGGAGGATACAAATCCAGTGGCTTTGAAAGGGATTTGGGAATGGAAGGACTTCATAAGTATCTTCAAGTTAAATCTGTAGCCACTCCCATTTACAACTCCCCTTGGCTGTAA